A part of Marinomonas rhizomae genomic DNA contains:
- a CDS encoding isopenicillin N synthase family dioxygenase, with amino-acid sequence MSIPLIDLSKLIHESESVRQSEIKALDKACREIGFFYLTNTGIPKELMAALMREAKRFFNQPQDVKNAIDIKNSINHRGYGNIGEEQLDEVNQGDWKETFDMALDFPKDHPLAIKYPTAYGPNQNPSNPTTLEVLQEYYIEAFQVAQKLLTAMAQALSLEDDFFVRGFKDHVTVLRMIHYPPRPANDHDNGAGAHTDYGCVTLLLQDQIGGLQVKNRQGEWVDATPIDNALVVNIGDLMQRWTNDEYVSTAHRVRASLPDVHRYSFPFFVEPDYETNVECVPSCATADKPAKYDGILSGDWIQSRFDATYAYREKEKA; translated from the coding sequence ATGTCTATACCCTTAATTGATCTGTCGAAGCTGATTCATGAAAGCGAATCGGTTCGTCAGAGCGAAATTAAAGCCTTAGATAAGGCATGTCGTGAAATTGGTTTCTTTTACCTAACCAACACAGGCATCCCAAAAGAATTGATGGCCGCGCTGATGCGCGAAGCCAAGCGTTTTTTCAACCAGCCACAAGACGTAAAAAACGCCATCGATATAAAAAACAGCATTAACCATCGTGGTTACGGCAATATTGGCGAAGAGCAGCTCGACGAAGTGAACCAAGGAGATTGGAAAGAAACCTTTGATATGGCGTTGGACTTTCCTAAAGATCATCCTTTGGCGATTAAATATCCAACGGCTTATGGCCCTAATCAAAATCCAAGCAATCCTACTACGCTGGAAGTGCTGCAAGAATACTATATAGAGGCTTTCCAGGTGGCGCAGAAGCTGCTGACTGCCATGGCGCAAGCCTTGTCTTTGGAAGACGACTTCTTTGTTCGTGGTTTTAAAGATCACGTGACGGTTTTGCGTATGATTCATTATCCACCGCGTCCAGCGAACGATCATGACAATGGCGCGGGTGCGCATACAGATTACGGCTGTGTCACCTTGTTGTTGCAAGATCAGATTGGTGGCTTGCAGGTGAAAAACCGTCAAGGTGAATGGGTGGATGCTACGCCAATAGACAATGCTTTGGTAGTGAATATCGGCGATTTGATGCAGCGTTGGACTAACGACGAATACGTTTCCACCGCGCACCGAGTGCGTGCGTCTTTGCCAGATGTGCATCGTTACTCGTTTCCGTTCTTTGTGGAACCAGACTACGAAACGAACGTCGAGTGTGTGCCAAGCTGTGCGACCGCTGACAAACCTGCGAAATACGATGGGATCTTGAGTGGCGACTGGATTCAGTCACGCTTTGATGCGACTTACGCCTATCGAGAGAAAGAAAAAGCGTAA
- a CDS encoding SDR family NAD(P)-dependent oxidoreductase translates to MINYQLDNKKAMVTGGASGIGLACVELLAYSGADVAIWDLHDDALEKAKQSVSKYDVKCITIKVDVSNPESVKAAMDETVKQLGSLDIAVNNAGIGGPACKSGDYTTEDWLKVVDVNFNGVFYCQREAIAAMRKNGSGSIINMASILGQVAFPNSPAYVSAKHGVVGMSKSAAVEHADENIRVNAVGPGFIHTPLVDEHLDADTLNMLAEKHALKRLGTPEEVAHLVAWLASDGASFVTASYYPVDGGYLAQ, encoded by the coding sequence ATGATCAACTACCAATTAGACAACAAAAAGGCCATGGTAACAGGCGGTGCATCAGGGATTGGGTTGGCCTGTGTTGAATTACTCGCCTATTCTGGTGCAGACGTTGCCATTTGGGACTTACACGATGACGCACTGGAAAAAGCCAAGCAGTCTGTCAGCAAATACGATGTCAAATGCATCACCATAAAAGTCGATGTCAGCAACCCAGAATCCGTAAAGGCAGCCATGGATGAAACGGTCAAGCAATTGGGCAGTTTAGACATCGCCGTCAACAACGCAGGCATTGGTGGCCCTGCTTGTAAATCTGGAGATTACACCACAGAAGATTGGTTGAAAGTGGTCGATGTGAACTTCAATGGCGTTTTTTATTGTCAGCGCGAAGCCATTGCAGCCATGCGTAAAAACGGTTCCGGCAGCATCATTAATATGGCCTCTATTCTCGGCCAAGTTGCCTTCCCAAATTCTCCAGCGTATGTCAGCGCCAAACACGGTGTTGTCGGCATGTCGAAATCTGCAGCGGTTGAACACGCCGACGAAAACATTCGTGTAAACGCAGTCGGCCCCGGCTTTATTCACACACCTTTGGTCGATGAACATTTAGATGCCGACACACTAAATATGCTCGCAGAAAAACACGCACTAAAACGCCTAGGCACACCCGAAGAAGTTGCTCACCTTGTCGCTTGGTTAGCCAGTGACGGTGCATCTTTTGTCACAGCGTCTTACTACCCAGTCGATGGCGGTTACCTAGCACAGTAA
- a CDS encoding class II glutamine amidotransferase: MCRWMAYQGDAVYLESLLFKQEHSLIHQSLSARKSEVTVNADGFGLGWYDEREEPGLYHEVLPAWSDSNLKSLARHIKSGLFFAHVRSSTGTETNRSNCHPFSYKNWLFMHNGQIGGYESLRWQLDRLIPEHLYPHRHGATDSEVIFLLMIANGLETNPERAIEITLSQIIDMMKAKNIQDPLRFTAVFSDGEEITAIRFSSDEQAPSLYYKQFEKHIVIGSEPLDHSSASWAQVPAGHIAKIKDQNYHIQPLSGLLKMTA, from the coding sequence ATGTGTCGTTGGATGGCGTATCAAGGTGATGCCGTTTACCTTGAGTCATTACTTTTTAAACAAGAACATTCTTTAATTCATCAAAGTTTAAGCGCCAGAAAGTCGGAAGTCACAGTAAATGCGGATGGGTTTGGTCTTGGTTGGTATGATGAACGCGAGGAACCAGGCCTTTACCATGAAGTACTACCAGCTTGGAGTGACAGCAATTTAAAAAGCTTAGCGAGACACATAAAAAGCGGACTATTCTTCGCTCATGTCCGCTCTTCCACAGGCACGGAAACCAACCGCTCTAACTGCCATCCGTTTAGTTACAAAAACTGGTTATTCATGCACAACGGACAAATTGGCGGCTACGAATCGTTGCGCTGGCAGCTGGATCGTTTAATTCCAGAGCACCTTTATCCGCATCGCCACGGTGCAACCGATTCAGAAGTGATCTTCTTATTAATGATCGCCAACGGCTTAGAGACGAATCCAGAGCGTGCGATTGAAATAACCTTGTCGCAAATTATCGACATGATGAAAGCAAAGAATATACAAGACCCGTTGCGCTTTACCGCCGTTTTTTCAGACGGAGAAGAAATCACCGCGATTCGATTTTCCAGTGATGAACAAGCACCCAGCCTGTACTACAAACAATTTGAAAAGCACATCGTCATTGGCTCAGAACCACTCGATCACTCGAGCGCCAGTTGGGCTCAGGTCCCAGCTGGTCATATTGCCAAAATCAAAGATCAAAATTATCACATTCAACCTTTGTCTGGTTTATTAAAAATGACCGCCTAG
- a CDS encoding methyl-accepting chemotaxis protein, whose translation MIKLSVRTKILSLIVLFSLVIVGISISSALTSKSVSSELQSLSSKSLLLVKNLEKSRQLLLQQSVEFERGYFQVSIAKTIGGYGTELIEESADKFKTYTGELVTSIENVKNILATMPANDGLNDLLKEIHVLEEEQAVFLEASTETYSWWVKLNTMKANKSRRVADASLIEVNKHMEQIITAINEYSSTIADKQNHKLDQTIYASGILAAVLIAIGLIVSIIIVNGICRPLIKAVRRAEDIASGNLTQSKIASTRKDEIGMLETSMDKLVIQLSSILHDVAESSSMLTNAANDLNRITDESSEMVDRQQEETNLISQAIQEIQSTAVHVSESTTDASQAAHNAETAANEGTAIVTKTIASIQELASEIASSADTINELQSNTQEISTILNTILGIAEQTNLLALNAAIEAARAGEQGRGFAVVADEVRHLAQNTQNATQEIEKMIALLQSGTSSAVKAMTSSHQRSTDAVNQVKHEEDSLRHINQSVSKIRDMNDRISATAEEQASVTAEVSRNVENITEIASRTTKSIHSISNSAEQLASLATQLSTKISYFKV comes from the coding sequence ATGATAAAACTGTCCGTGCGCACAAAAATATTGTCGCTTATTGTATTGTTCTCACTGGTTATTGTAGGAATTAGTATCAGCTCCGCTTTAACCAGTAAATCAGTCTCTTCCGAACTACAAAGCCTTTCCTCTAAAAGCCTTTTGCTGGTCAAAAATTTAGAAAAAAGCCGCCAGCTGTTACTACAACAATCCGTCGAATTTGAGCGGGGTTACTTCCAAGTCTCTATTGCAAAAACAATTGGTGGCTACGGAACAGAGTTAATAGAAGAATCAGCAGATAAATTCAAAACCTACACTGGCGAGTTAGTCACCAGTATCGAAAACGTCAAAAACATCCTAGCTACCATGCCAGCAAACGATGGCCTGAACGATCTATTAAAAGAAATACATGTACTTGAAGAAGAGCAAGCCGTTTTTCTAGAAGCCAGCACAGAAACTTACAGCTGGTGGGTAAAGCTAAACACTATGAAGGCAAACAAATCACGCCGCGTCGCTGATGCAAGTCTCATAGAGGTAAATAAGCACATGGAACAAATCATAACGGCCATCAACGAATACAGCAGTACTATTGCCGATAAGCAAAACCACAAGCTAGACCAAACTATTTACGCTAGCGGTATATTGGCAGCGGTACTTATTGCGATAGGTTTAATTGTGAGCATCATCATTGTGAATGGTATTTGTAGACCGCTGATTAAAGCCGTTCGACGGGCAGAAGACATTGCCTCTGGCAATTTAACGCAATCTAAAATCGCCAGCACACGCAAAGACGAAATCGGCATGCTAGAAACTTCCATGGACAAATTGGTCATTCAGCTTAGTAGTATTTTGCACGATGTGGCGGAATCCAGTTCCATGCTGACCAATGCGGCCAATGACCTAAATCGAATTACCGATGAGTCCTCAGAAATGGTGGATCGTCAACAAGAAGAAACCAACCTCATTTCTCAGGCAATACAAGAAATACAATCCACGGCAGTTCATGTTTCTGAGTCAACTACAGACGCAAGCCAAGCCGCCCACAATGCTGAAACAGCGGCCAATGAAGGCACAGCGATTGTGACAAAAACCATTGCCAGCATTCAGGAGCTAGCGAGCGAAATTGCCAGTTCTGCCGATACTATTAATGAACTACAGTCTAATACTCAAGAAATCAGCACCATTCTGAATACTATCCTAGGCATTGCCGAACAAACTAACCTACTTGCACTAAACGCGGCAATTGAAGCAGCGCGAGCAGGTGAGCAAGGCCGAGGCTTTGCCGTGGTAGCCGACGAAGTGCGTCACCTGGCACAGAACACGCAAAACGCCACACAAGAAATCGAGAAAATGATCGCCCTATTACAAAGCGGCACCAGCTCGGCAGTGAAAGCCATGACATCCAGCCATCAACGTTCTACGGATGCGGTAAACCAAGTGAAACACGAAGAAGACTCACTGCGTCACATCAACCAATCCGTGTCCAAGATTCGCGATATGAACGACAGAATCTCAGCGACAGCCGAAGAGCAAGCGTCAGTAACCGCTGAAGTCAGTCGCAATGTTGAAAACATTACCGAGATTGCCTCACGTACGACGAAATCGATTCACTCAATTAGCAACTCTGCAGAGCAATTAGCTTCATTGGCCACGCAGTTGTCGACAAAAATCAGCTATTTCAAAGTATAG
- the hisI gene encoding phosphoribosyl-AMP cyclohydrolase, which yields MSLKEYENLAKGETLSLDTVLANLKTDEHGLIAAIAQQHDTGEVLMLAYMNEKSIRETLETGQVCYWSRSRQTYWRKGESSGHRQTLVSMSFDCDGDAILIQVDQKGPACHTNRRDCFFFTVEGNEVVIKSAPQ from the coding sequence ATGAGCTTAAAAGAATACGAGAACCTCGCCAAAGGTGAAACACTCTCTTTAGACACGGTATTAGCTAACCTAAAAACAGACGAACATGGCTTGATCGCCGCTATTGCACAACAACATGATACTGGTGAAGTCTTGATGTTGGCGTACATGAACGAGAAATCCATTCGTGAAACCTTAGAAACAGGCCAAGTGTGTTACTGGTCTCGCTCACGCCAAACTTATTGGCGTAAAGGCGAAAGCTCGGGGCACCGCCAAACATTAGTGTCTATGTCGTTTGATTGCGATGGCGATGCAATACTTATCCAAGTAGATCAAAAAGGCCCAGCTTGCCATACTAACCGTCGTGACTGCTTTTTCTTCACCGTCGAAGGAAATGAAGTGGTTATAAAATCCGCACCACAATAG
- a CDS encoding 6-carboxytetrahydropterin synthase, whose protein sequence is MKLFVKNLTHVDFSYFDATRGLLGESWQTDIVLTGKLNDESMICDFSIVKKQIKKWLDDHIDHMLAIPAEHSGSAVTPLANDRVSFHFDHSKEISSDKRVFQCDAPTQAICVLPMTEITPEAVAKWVESQILNLLPAELEAVSVHFTPEHITGAQYQYSHGLKKHAGNCQRIAHGHRSTVEIYADGTRNAAMEHDWAKRWEDIYLGTQEDLQNEVTENGVNYHFFSYTSQQGLFELKIDSNQVYILDCDTTVESLSAHIADVLAEENPGVHIEAHGFEGIGKGAISEKLKARI, encoded by the coding sequence GTAGATTTTTCCTACTTTGATGCCACACGTGGTTTGTTGGGTGAAAGCTGGCAGACAGACATTGTTCTGACCGGCAAGTTAAACGATGAAAGCATGATTTGTGATTTCAGCATCGTTAAAAAACAAATCAAGAAATGGCTCGATGACCACATTGATCACATGCTGGCAATTCCTGCTGAGCACAGTGGATCAGCAGTCACACCATTAGCAAATGACCGCGTGTCATTTCATTTTGACCACAGCAAAGAAATCTCTAGCGACAAGCGTGTATTTCAGTGTGATGCACCGACTCAGGCAATTTGTGTATTGCCAATGACAGAAATCACGCCAGAAGCGGTGGCTAAATGGGTTGAGTCGCAAATTCTCAATCTGCTGCCTGCGGAATTAGAAGCGGTTAGCGTGCACTTTACTCCAGAGCACATCACAGGCGCGCAATATCAATACAGCCATGGTTTAAAGAAGCATGCAGGTAATTGTCAACGTATTGCTCATGGACATCGTTCTACGGTTGAGATTTACGCCGATGGCACACGAAATGCGGCAATGGAACACGATTGGGCAAAGCGTTGGGAAGACATTTATTTAGGCACTCAAGAAGACTTGCAGAATGAAGTCACAGAAAATGGCGTGAACTATCATTTTTTCAGCTACACCAGCCAGCAAGGTTTGTTTGAGCTAAAAATCGACAGCAATCAAGTTTACATACTGGATTGTGATACGACGGTTGAATCCCTTTCTGCACACATTGCCGATGTATTAGCAGAAGAGAATCCAGGTGTGCATATAGAAGCCCACGGTTTTGAGGGCATTGGTAAGGGCGCAATTTCAGAAAAACTTAAGGCAAGAATATGA